The following DNA comes from Gemmatimonadota bacterium.
AACGCCACCGCCTCCTTCGCATCCGCCGGAAAGAAGACCTCATCGAAGCGCCGCACGGTCGTGCCGAGTGCCGCCAGCCGCGCCGTGAGTTCCGCCATCAACACCGGATGATGCGTCCCGCCGCCCGCCGCGACGAGTTCCGGTGCGTTGGGGAGCTGATCCCGACAGAATCGCACCACGCTTTCCACCGTGAGCGCCACCGCCGTGCGAACGCCATCAGGACCAGGAACGCGCTGGTGCAGCGCCGACGCGAAGCCCTGACCGAAGAGTTCCCGTCCGGTGCTCTTCGGAGCGGGCAGCGCGAAGAAAGGATTCGCGAGCAACTCGGCGAGGACATCCTCGTGCACGCGTCCGCGCATGGCGAGCGCGCCATCGAGGTCGAACGGAACCGTCGGATCGACGAGCCGTGCCACGGCATCGATCACCGCAACGCCCGGCCCGGTGTCGCCACCGGCCACACCATCGAGTCGTGCCCGCCGTTCGACCCACGTCACGTTGGCCATGCCGCCGAGATTCAGCAGCAGGCGCGGATGATCGGTCGCACCGAAACAGAGTGCGTCCACGAGCGGTACCAGCGGTGCGCCCTGCCCACCCGCCGCGACGTCGCGCGCACGGAAGTTGTGGACCACACGCACCCCGAAGCGCTCGGCCAGGATCGCCGGCTCGCCGAGTTGCCAGGAGACCAGCGGCGGCTCGTGCCACATGGTCTGGCCGGGAAACGCGATTCCCGCGAGCGTGTCGGCGCGAACGTGCGCGGCCAGGAGCACCGTGTCCACGGCCTCTGCGGCCCACTCGGCGATCGACGCGTGCAGTCGTGCGACATCGGCGAGTGCACCACCGGCAAGCGCGGCCTCAATGCGTTGGCGCTCCTCCGCCGTGTAGGCACGGTGCGCAAAGGCCAGCAGCTCGAGATTCGTCGGCCCCTGGATGCGCACGAGCGCAGCATCCACGCCGTCGAGCGAGGTCCCGGACATCAGTCCCACCATCAGCATTGGCGCTTCACTCATCCTGGGGCGACCTCCGGTGGGGGACCGACAATTGCCCGGAGGCGACGGTCCACTTCGGTGAGACGCGCCTCGGCGCCGGCGGCATCGAGGTGATCGTGGAGCATCACGATGGCGGTGCGAACCCGTCCGTCGGCATCGCGAAGCACAGTGGCGGCCTGCTCGCGCGAGACACCGAGCACCTCCATGACGATCCGCTCGCCACGTTCGCGCAGCTTCGCGTTGGTTGCCTGCAGATCGACCATCAGGTTGCCGTAGGTCTTGCCGATGCGGATCATCGCCCCGGTGGTGAGCGTGTTGAGCACCAGCTTGGTCGCGGTACCGGCCTTGAGACGGGTGGAGCCGGTCACGATTTCCGGTCCGACATCGACGTGAATGATCACATCGGTGTGGGGCACGACATCAGGCGATGGCGTCGCGCAGGTCACGAAGATGGTCGCGGCCCCAAGTTCCTTCGCGCGAGCGATGGCACCTCGCACGAACGGTGTGGTTCCGCTCGCCGCGATGCCGACGAGTACATCGTTGACACCGAGCATCCGCTCATCGATCGCTGCGGCGCCCGCATCACGATCGTCTTCCGCGCCTTCGACCGAGCGCACCAGGGCGTCGTAGCCGCCGGCGATGATCCCCTGCACTAGCGACGGTGGCGTCCCGAAGGTGGGAGGACACTCCGAGGCGTCGAGCACCCCGAGCCGCCCCGACGTCCCGGCACCGATGTAACAGAGCCGACCGCCCCGCCGGAAGGCGGTCTCGACCAGCGTCAGGCCACGCGCGATTGCCGCCGACTCGCGCCCCACCGCGAGGGGCACCGTGCTGTCCTCGGCCACGAACAATGCGACCAGCTGCTCGGCGTCAAAGGTGTCGACCGCGACAGAGTGCGGGTTGCGGCGTTCCGTGGCGCGGATCGAGGCGGCAGGATCGGTCATCGGGGAACCGGGACGGCGAGTGGCGGGAGGAGACTGGACGCTTAAGTTACGACCTGCCCGACAGGGCAACAACTCCATCTCCCCGACATTGCCGCAT
Coding sequences within:
- a CDS encoding anhydro-N-acetylmuramic acid kinase, with the protein product MSEAPMLMVGLMSGTSLDGVDAALVRIQGPTNLELLAFAHRAYTAEERQRIEAALAGGALADVARLHASIAEWAAEAVDTVLLAAHVRADTLAGIAFPGQTMWHEPPLVSWQLGEPAILAERFGVRVVHNFRARDVAAGGQGAPLVPLVDALCFGATDHPRLLLNLGGMANVTWVERRARLDGVAGGDTGPGVAVIDAVARLVDPTVPFDLDGALAMRGRVHEDVLAELLANPFFALPAPKSTGRELFGQGFASALHQRVPGPDGVRTAVALTVESVVRFCRDQLPNAPELVAAGGGTHHPVLMAELTARLAALGTTVRRFDEVFFPADAKEAVAFALLGWLTLHGQPGNLPTVTGALGPRVLGAVTPP
- the murQ gene encoding N-acetylmuramic acid 6-phosphate etherase, giving the protein MTDPAASIRATERRNPHSVAVDTFDAEQLVALFVAEDSTVPLAVGRESAAIARGLTLVETAFRRGGRLCYIGAGTSGRLGVLDASECPPTFGTPPSLVQGIIAGGYDALVRSVEGAEDDRDAGAAAIDERMLGVNDVLVGIAASGTTPFVRGAIARAKELGAATIFVTCATPSPDVVPHTDVIIHVDVGPEIVTGSTRLKAGTATKLVLNTLTTGAMIRIGKTYGNLMVDLQATNAKLRERGERIVMEVLGVSREQAATVLRDADGRVRTAIVMLHDHLDAAGAEARLTEVDRRLRAIVGPPPEVAPG